The region taatatttacaaaatattaaaatatcaatGTGCAATTTAACAAGCGTTTAAAACACCACACTGACACAGCCACACAAAATTAATGCTACAcctatatatacacacatatgTAAACCGATTATAAACATTATATATGCGTATATAACGAGTCGATACGAGATAACGATCCATTTAAAAGCGATTGAAGGCGAGCGACAAACTTTAGtggcgaaaaataaaaacaatttagttTTGTGTGCACACACCACAGTAAAACCTACTTAAAAGGAAATCAAAATTCAACTAACAAACCACACGAAACGAAGCCGTGCTAAGAATGCTACAAAGAGCGGTTCAAGTCAAGTTTTTGAGCAAATACTCATAATTGTTAAAcatgtttaaataatataataacaaaagcaacaaaaaagaaattaattaaaaacaaacaaaatccgtaacaaaaacaaattgcatATTATCATATATTTTCTCTCTCCTTAGACAATTTAGTTAATTATGAAAAGTAATGAAACACAAACATTATACCTAAGTGTTAGtcttatatataaataaatatatgattaataattaaaaaaaaaacgataaaagcagaaaaagaaaatcatGGAACAGCAGCCGACGAAAGAAATGTGAAGAAAGCACAGTAACagcaaaaaaaagtgaaaacttaataaaacaaaaaccagcAAAGAAACCAAATCGAaatgagaaaaacaaaacttaaattaagaACTTAGATTTGCCTTTGTGTTAATATCAAGTGTGTTTCTTattaccattattattattgtttttcatttccaATTGGTCAGACGTGTGAAATGATTTCCTTACATATTGattgagaaataaaaattattaaacaaaaaagcaataaagtgtgtttttattaatattacacAAAAGGATTGTTCCCGATGTGGCATGGTTTCTCAGGCTCAATATCTGTATCATATCATAACTCAATAACATAATTCGTTTCGTCTGCAGGAGGATAGCTTATCAGTATGGAACCGGACTGCCACTGATATGACCAGTACAACACGTATCCGTGATACGTTACGCAGGATATTAAATATACCTCTAACAACGGCAATGGAGTATAAGATACACTGTGATAGCCTTAAATATGTTTCAATGTAAGTATGAATTTCCGAGGAAGGCATTATAAGCCTAAAATACCAGAATAGTACTTTCCTAGgagaattctaaaaaatataccaaaaataccaaGATCTTGTAGCtgattttttgttatatttttctaaaagtgAAATTTAGATAATCCTTACTAATCCAAGACCAATCCTACCTGTACAACACGCAGGCCCAGGCGTCGAAATCGTAAGCTGGGGAATCTGTTCAATCGAAGTCGATACTCATTCAATTCAAGATATGGAAGCTCGTGATTAAAATTATATGAGGATCAAGTTCCTTAGTCATTTTGAAAATGGTTTGGGCAAAGGGGGCGGGAATTGACAAGCTCACAAAGCACTAATCGAAAAACCGATATTCTTTTCTTATTTTGCAGTAATAAAGGCCCATTGAAAAGCTGAAACTCAGCGAATAACtataaacaaaagaaaaacaaaaacaataattacaCAAACAGATAATATAAGTCGCTAGTGAAAGCAGCAACAGTCACAAGTTCATCGACAGCACAGACACAAGTTACACCGACAGCCCCCAGCACAAGGAACCATCGTGGACGCAACAGAACATCGCAACACCGACGGAATCGAACCCCCAAACCTGACCGAGGAGTGGCTCCTAGCTCGGCCGCCCCAGATCCCGAACACCAAATCCATAGAAAggcaaattaatatttaagcgCTAATGAGACAAATCTTTGTATTTAAACGAGTTACAAAGTGTGTGTATATATGAAacgccataaatattttagtttgtATGTATAAAGTTTAAATTAGGCATTCCCTATTAAAGAAAATCAAAGTCCTCCCAACTGCCTGAAACTGTAGCCTCTCTCCAATCTGGCTATCTTAATCTATTctagtttattttgtattacttTAACCAACCCCAATGTCCTAATCTCCCGAACGATTGTAATTGGACCACCTCTCCCACAGGCGTGCCCTTGTATTGTAGCCTTATCGATTATCGCCATAGCCGGCCGGCAGCCAACACACCAGATAATGAATCTATGAAACTGACACACTAACTAGCCGATACTGTATCTATCTGTTTGCaatgattattttaaattaatgatacaaaccgaaactgaataatcaaattgtttgtttttgttcttgaagaaatacaaaaagttttttacgtgaagaaaaaaaagagaaaaactaaaaattgaaACTAAAACCCAGTTGTTTTACATATACCATCATTCGAACCACAATCTCACACAAGCCAACATTTATCTCTCCCGTGAACTTTCTCCGGTACAGTACAACCAAcgcaagcccaaaataaaggAATCTATTAAAGTTGCAGAAcctattttcaaaaaaaattggtaGTTCCATTCATTTTTTGGCGTAAGTATTGTGGGCGAAATGAATTGAttataaaatgtgattttGCATCGATGGACAGTGGAGATTTTACACATTTACTGGCTTTATTAATTGGAAATTGCGAGCTGTACTTTAAACTAACATCTAGTGCTTACAACTATGCCGAAACATGATCTTTACGTGTCCTCGAACTCTGTCAAGTCCATTATATAAACATTTGATACGAGGCAGTCCCCTTCCTGAAATAGAAAAGTAAACCAACGTCAGTAGGTGTCCGCACCTAAACCACTTCAATGCCTACCCCAGGTGTAATGCCCACAAGGGCATCAGCATGGCCATAGAACTCTTCCTTCAAGGAGATGACGATGGTCTGCAGATTGGTCGTGTGATCCCTTATGTACGAAGCGACTTTGCCAATGTTCGTGTTGTCCAAGGCGGCATCAATCTCGTCGAGCACAAAGAACGGCGCTGGTTGAAAGCTTAAGGAgataaatcaaatatatattagaattttaaagACTCATTTAAATGAAGTTTAATAACCTGTGGGTGGAGAAGAGCAGGGCCAGGGCAGCGATGGTTTTCTCACCACCACTCAAGTTGTTCATGGGCTGGAAACGTTTGCCGGGCGCCACACAATTGTAGTTGATACCATCCAGATATGGTTCCTCGGGATTATCGGGTCCGATGTAGGCCTGTGCCGCCTCGTTGCGAGCCAGTTTCTTGTAGATGCCATCGATGGCATCCGAGATGTGCTGACAGCAGGCCACAAAGCGAGAAGATCGCTCGTTCTTGACCCGCTCGAATGCCGCCTTGGCCTTCTTGGCCTTTTTGCGCGCATTCTCGAACTCCTCGTTGGTGGATTGCACTTTTTCCGTTACGGCATCCAGCTTCTGCATGGCCTTCATGTTTGGCGTCTGAATGCGCTCCAGGACGTCCAGCTTACTTTGCAGTTCCTGAAGCAACTCGTGGGTCTTCTTGAATGCGGAGTCATCCTTCAGCTTGGCGTACTCTCGTGGTAGAGAACTATAGTCCACCTCAATGCTAGggataaaataaacattttaaatcctgcaatttggaaaatattattagagaGCTTACAGATTTTccattgctgctgctgctgctgcagaggTGGATGCAACATCTGCGTCACTTTGCCGCACTGCGTCGTCCAGCGAGCCGCGCAACAATGGCACCACTATGCAATCGGTCTATGagcaggaaaataaaatattaaattcataGTTTTGAAAGGTAATAAACACAACTCACTTTCGCTTGCAACAGTATGTTCTGTCGTTCGTTTTTCTTGGCCTCGATCTTTGACTCCACCGCAGATAAATGGCTGCCCACGTTGTGGATTTCCTTGGCCAAGTTTGCCACATCCCGTCGTGCCTTGGAAATGTCCTCCTCCATGTCATCAACGGCTTGCTTCTTGGATTGCTTCTCCTGCTTgaacttttccattttctccTTGTCCTCGTCGATTTCCTTGAGATAGCGTGCCTCGGCCGTTTTGAGTCCCTCCAGGGCGTCTTCCTCGTCCTGCACACTGCGCTCCCAACGCTCAACGTTCTCTGCAAGTCAATTGATTAAATTGGTTCCATATACGATCCGCAAGTACTTGCTTTTCGTGTCCTTCTGTTTCTCGAAGTCCAGCTGTGAGTTTATGGAATCAATCTGCTGCTCGAACTCGGCCCGCTTCCGCGCTCGCTCCTGCTGCATGACCAGCTCCCGCTCCTCGTACTGCCGAATGTTCTTCACACCCAGGCGGCGGCAGAAGTTGGCGTACACTTTGTCCTCCACATTGTTCATGTTTTCTTTGATTTCCTGGATGTGCTCTTCGCGGTTTTGCATGCGGCGCTCGATCTCGTTGATCTTGGGCTGGCGAATTAAGatttataaaagatttatttaagtttaagataaatttaaaacaaaacttacCCCGAAATCATCCAGCTGGGTTTGCACCTGCTTTAACTGACTGTCATACTGACCAATTGACTTCTTGGAAGACTCCAAGTCGACCATGCTGTACTTAAGCCGGTTCTCCAAGCCCTTGATCTGCGACTCCACAGTGGCAAGCTCACTCTGCTTGCGTGACTTCTTCACCAGCTCCTTAAGCTCTTCTTGGAGGCGTTCCTTCTGCATTTTCAGCTGGGCCATGTGCTTCTCGTCCCAACGCTTGGCCTTGCGCGCCAAATCGTGACTGCCTCCAGAAATGAGACCTGATTTCTGATAGAAGGTTCCGTCCAGGGCCAGAGCATCGAAACGGGAGCGGTCAATCTCATAGGCCACCTTCATGGCATCCTCGGGAGTCTCGCAGACGAGAGCATTGCCTGTGGCGAAGAGGACGGCACGTTCGATCTCCTGCGGCTCGAACTTGAGTACATCGAAGACCAGTCGTACATTGCGCGGATCGCTGATGTTGCGGAGGCGCTCCTTTAGGGGCTTCACTTGCAGATAGTCCAAAGGCAAGAAGGTTTCCACCTCCAGCATTTGCTCCTTCAAGATCTGTCGGACAAATATAATGATTAATTACCTGGAATCCCCGcgaaacaaataaaaccaaCCTGAATACAGTGTCGAGCTGTCTTTTCGGTGTCCACAATGATGGCTTCCATGAACTTGCCCAGCACTTTGGTGACGGCCACATTGTAGCGCTTGTGCGTGGGCTGACACATGTTGATCATGCGGTCATACACGCCTGGAACCTGCTTCTTGAACAGCTCCACCACCTCCTGCTTCTTTTTTCGCCGCGCATCCTCGTGCTTATCGCTCTTGGCATCGCCCAGCTGATCCCGCACGTCCTCCAGCTCGCGTTGCTTCTCGGCTATCTTTTCCTTAGAGGTGCCAACATCTCGGCGGAGTTCGTCCTTGATTCGATTCTGCTCCTCCAGCGCGGCTTGCGAGGATTTGATGTGATCCATCAGTTTGTCTCGCCGCTTAACAGCTTCTTCGCGCTGCAGGGTGAGCTTCTTGAAGGATTCCTCTACGGAAGCGCGTCGATTGGTTTCGCCGTCGAGTGTGTCCTGCTCGGACTTCTGTTCCCGATTCACTGAGTCCAGCTCGGAACGGTACTGAGTGGCTGTGGCTTCCGCCTCCTGCTTCAGGCGATCGTACTCTTGCACCAGACCTTCCTCCATGTTGACGCTCTTGCCCCGTCGCTGCGATTCGTTCTCAATCTCGTCCTCGAATCGCTTTTTCAGGGCCTCCACATCGGCCAGCTGCTTTTCCAGTTTTCGGATGTCCGACTGGTGAGCATTGTCCGCCTCGCGAGCCGTCTCCAGGGTCTTTTGCAGCGAAGCTAGCTTCTTCTTGCAATGGGTAACCTTCTCCTTGGCCTTGATGTACAGCGGCCGGCGTTTGTTCATCTGGGTCTCAAACTCGCGTATCTCCTGATCGATTTTGGCCAGGTCTCGAGTTATCTTTCCGGCGTCTTTCTTCTTTTCGCGCAGGATTTCATCGGCGGCTTCTTTCCGCTGCTCGACTGCCTTCACTTCCTGCTGCCTTACCTCCAAATCGGCTGTGTACTTCCGGATGTCCCGCTCCACGTGGAAAAGTCTAAACAGTTGATACTCAACTTGTTTCTCGTTCTGTTAAAGTCAAAGGTGGTTACAAAATGTATACATTCAGGAGAATGGAAACCCATACATATTCGTTTTGCAGGCGGGTGTAGCGATCGGCTTCCATCTTCTCGTGCTTGGCCTCCTTGCGTTCCGCCGCGATGCCCTTTTTCTTTTGGTATGTAAACTGCGTCTCCTCCTCGGCCACAATCATTTCCTGCTTCAGGCGGTTGTAGTCGTCCTTGAGCAGTCCAGATCTGCAAGAAGTGAAAAAGGTTAGAGCCACCTAGAGTTGTAAAGCTACTCAGTTAAGTTACCCGCTAATTTCCTCAAACAAAGCGGTGCGTTCCTTGGGCGTCTTCATGGCTATGTTCTCTACAGCTCCCTGGAACACCAGAAAGTTCTTGGCCTTGGCATTGATGCCAATCTTCTCCAGCTTGTTCAGGTATGTGCTGCTCGAAACGCTCTGAAAGGAGTCAGCAGATTAGTTGGCTACCAAGGGGATAATCAGGTGTCGGCCGAACGTACCTCTCCGTTGATGCGGTACTCCGAGGAGCCGCTGATGACGGCCCGCTGGAAGTCCATGTGGCGGTCGTGGTTGAGCACAAACTTGGCCGTCACATAGCAGCTGCGCGAAATGGGCTTGCCAATGGAGGAGCCGTGGATCAGGTCGTTGAGGCGCTTCACTCGCAAACTGCTCGTCTTCTCGCCCATCACGAAACTGATGGCGTCCATGAAGTTGGACTTGCCGGATCCGTTCGGCCCGATCACCGCGTTGAACTGCTTGAGAGGACCCACCACTATGTGGCCGCGGTAGGACTTGAAGTTCTCCATTTCGATGAACTCCAGGAAGGCCATCTCGTCGTCCGGCTTGCGGACGGGCGCTGCCGCCATCCTGTGGGACACCTCATCCTCCTCGTCGGCCATTCGCACCTCGGGTTGCGCAAAAATCCACGAGTAATAACAATAAGAGcgcgaaattaatttttttcgctAGAAAGTAATAAGACGCTAGGGATGGTAAGGTGTGGGAACATAACTATCGATACGATACACGACACGATAGCTTATCGCAAATCGATTGTGCAAATATCGATTAATTTCCCTAGGGGAAATTGAGAAAGTGTTTTTAGTCTGGACTCCAaccataatttaatttccaatttcCAATGAGCTGCAatgaataaattttattatatatataaaaaatatataagagcaaTTAATTGTCATCATGAAGACGGGACAGAAgtatttcaaattattcttattGTTCTTGTACTTTCTATTTTTTACCCACTTACCCACGACTCCCCGCTAGAAAGAATTCTAAACTTTCAAGTAATTTtcgaaaaatgcatttttaacaACATAAAACTCTGTTGGGTCGAAAACATAAAGGTGCGCGCACACTGAAGCAGTTCGAAAATGTCTGAATCACTGTGtgcttaatttgcatttaattataaGGCCTTTTGCGTGGGAAAACTAAAATAAGCGATACATGCATATGTGTTTTTATACAGACGTCAATCAGGCAAGAAAACATAatctaaaaatatgaatggCTTAATGTATTAATACGAAGTGTGCCCAAAATAGATGCCCACGAATTTATTCTTATGGCCCGAATAGATTCGAGTGCTGACCTACCCTACACAAATGAAAGTCATATCCGATTGTTCTTGAACTTTCTACTCCTTCCATTCCTCAGAATTTCCCTGCCGGTGCACACTAGTTGCCTCGCTCGCACTCACACGAAATGCCTCGAATGTT is a window of Drosophila biarmipes strain raj3 chromosome 3R, RU_DBia_V1.1, whole genome shotgun sequence DNA encoding:
- the LOC108026355 gene encoding structural maintenance of chromosomes protein 1A; amino-acid sequence: MADEEDEVSHRMAAAPVRKPDDEMAFLEFIEMENFKSYRGHIVVGPLKQFNAVIGPNGSGKSNFMDAISFVMGEKTSSLRVKRLNDLIHGSSIGKPISRSCYVTAKFVLNHDRHMDFQRAVISGSSEYRINGESVSSSTYLNKLEKIGINAKAKNFLVFQGAVENIAMKTPKERTALFEEISGSGLLKDDYNRLKQEMIVAEEETQFTYQKKKGIAAERKEAKHEKMEADRYTRLQNEYNEKQVEYQLFRLFHVERDIRKYTADLEVRQQEVKAVEQRKEAADEILREKKKDAGKITRDLAKIDQEIREFETQMNKRRPLYIKAKEKVTHCKKKLASLQKTLETAREADNAHQSDIRKLEKQLADVEALKKRFEDEIENESQRRGKSVNMEEGLVQEYDRLKQEAEATATQYRSELDSVNREQKSEQDTLDGETNRRASVEESFKKLTLQREEAVKRRDKLMDHIKSSQAALEEQNRIKDELRRDVGTSKEKIAEKQRELEDVRDQLGDAKSDKHEDARRKKKQEVVELFKKQVPGVYDRMINMCQPTHKRYNVAVTKVLGKFMEAIIVDTEKTARHCIQILKEQMLEVETFLPLDYLQVKPLKERLRNISDPRNVRLVFDVLKFEPQEIERAVLFATGNALVCETPEDAMKVAYEIDRSRFDALALDGTFYQKSGLISGGSHDLARKAKRWDEKHMAQLKMQKERLQEELKELVKKSRKQSELATVESQIKGLENRLKYSMVDLESSKKSIGQYDSQLKQVQTQLDDFGPKINEIERRMQNREEHIQEIKENMNNVEDKVYANFCRRLGVKNIRQYEERELVMQQERARKRAEFEQQIDSINSQLDFEKQKDTKKNVERWERSVQDEEDALEGLKTAEARYLKEIDEDKEKMEKFKQEKQSKKQAVDDMEEDISKARRDVANLAKEIHNVGSHLSAVESKIEAKKNERQNILLQAKTDCIVVPLLRGSLDDAVRQSDADVASTSAAAAAAMENLIEVDYSSLPREYAKLKDDSAFKKTHELLQELQSKLDVLERIQTPNMKAMQKLDAVTEKVQSTNEEFENARKKAKKAKAAFERVKNERSSRFVACCQHISDAIDGIYKKLARNEAAQAYIGPDNPEEPYLDGINYNCVAPGKRFQPMNNLSGGEKTIAALALLFSTHSFQPAPFFVLDEIDAALDNTNIGKVASYIRDHTTNLQTIVISLKEEFYGHADALVGITPGEGDCLVSNVYIMDLTEFEDT